A single genomic interval of uncultured Desulfobulbus sp. harbors:
- a CDS encoding MFS transporter encodes MRYGRLKRTFLILAFFALSLNLRAPITSLPPVIGELQNTLRISAGVAGLLTSIPVLCFGFLTPLLGFLMKRISLETSGRIMLAGIIVGSLVRSGGSISATLAGTVIIGVALTVGNIAGLMVLGRDFKEHASTMTGVYVCGMSIGATVTTAMTAPFVQLFGYQVSMALVPVGLALSAALLWGMVSFYHAKEAQLLCEFGKAGGNTAVATPAAAQELEATSRSVLKMAIVWLLSAAFAAHTFIFYGLTAWLPLYLKDTISLSASTAGVVASLFQVLGILGCMGIPALAATRKFSQTTLFLVVPLSWFAVAAGFLLRPTWWPLWIMFGGIGSGGGFTVIFSLVMQYARTLDENRILSTVIQAAGYAVASISPFVIGHLYSVTGGWSVSFLMLALAAVLMALCGVVASRQQRRS; translated from the coding sequence ATGCGATACGGACGCCTCAAGCGAACCTTTCTCATCCTCGCATTTTTTGCCCTCTCCCTGAACCTGCGAGCCCCTATTACCTCCCTGCCACCGGTGATCGGTGAACTGCAAAACACCTTGCGGATCAGCGCCGGGGTGGCCGGTCTGCTCACCAGTATTCCCGTGCTTTGTTTCGGTTTTTTGACACCTCTGCTGGGATTTCTCATGAAGCGGATCTCTCTGGAGACATCGGGGAGAATAATGCTGGCAGGGATCATTGTCGGAAGTTTGGTCCGCAGTGGCGGCAGCATCTCTGCCACCTTGGCCGGAACGGTGATTATCGGGGTGGCGCTCACGGTGGGCAACATTGCAGGACTGATGGTATTGGGACGGGATTTCAAGGAACACGCCAGCACCATGACCGGTGTCTATGTCTGCGGGATGAGCATAGGCGCCACGGTGACCACGGCCATGACAGCGCCTTTTGTCCAGTTGTTCGGGTACCAGGTCTCGATGGCGCTTGTACCGGTGGGGCTTGCACTCAGCGCTGCCCTACTGTGGGGAATGGTGAGTTTCTATCACGCAAAAGAAGCGCAGCTCCTCTGTGAATTTGGGAAAGCCGGTGGCAATACAGCCGTGGCCACACCTGCCGCAGCCCAAGAGTTGGAAGCGACATCTCGTTCTGTGTTGAAAATGGCTATCGTCTGGCTGCTTTCCGCTGCTTTTGCCGCGCATACCTTTATTTTTTACGGCCTGACCGCGTGGCTGCCCCTGTATCTAAAAGACACCATCAGTCTCTCGGCCTCCACGGCCGGGGTGGTGGCTTCGTTGTTCCAGGTGTTGGGCATTTTGGGTTGTATGGGGATTCCAGCGCTTGCCGCCACCAGAAAATTTTCGCAAACAACGCTCTTTCTCGTCGTGCCCCTCTCCTGGTTTGCCGTGGCCGCTGGCTTCCTCCTCAGGCCGACTTGGTGGCCTCTGTGGATAATGTTCGGCGGTATTGGCTCAGGCGGTGGTTTTACCGTTATTTTCAGTTTAGTGATGCAGTATGCACGCACCCTGGATGAAAACCGTATCCTTTCCACGGTCATCCAGGCGGCTGGGTATGCGGTGGCATCTATCAGTCCATTTGTCATTGGGCACCTGTACAGTGTCACCGGAGGATGGAGCGTGTCCTTTCTCATGCTGGCCCTGGCAGCCGTGTTGATGGCCCTGTGCGGCGTCGTGGCCTCCCGCCAACAACGGCGTTCGTAA
- a CDS encoding ABC transporter ATP-binding protein/permease, giving the protein MKPAQKKSLWQSFIAIAQPYFFPQTRHSGTITLLLLVMLLILLFGLLFLVVSGLIFLGQSFAPEVSMQLAAGLIPLTHSVFHSQLGLVLAAVIGVPLLIFAFFSRQLRGKKAAWLLLATVLLLSLCVTGINVSFSYIQNYFTNALVKKNQDLAYFYVTVFFCGFLVGIPIVAFYGYVQDYLGMRWREWLTGEFLGKYFRGRNYYQVETTGEIDNPDQRIMEDIRSFTRTSLVFLLILLGSLMDLISFSGILWSKSTLLVLVVLGYSIAGTLITFLIGRRLVALNFNQLHYEADFRYSLVHVRDNAESIAFYQGEHSERSTILQRFRQVLSNFGLLIGWQRNLSFFTAAYRYLPVVLPYLILFPQYFKGKIEYGDMVQANFAFMQVYGALSLIVSQFEQITAFAAGVGRLSSFAEVLEEDRSSDEGIVVQQADGFAAVNLTLLTPNGARSLVDNLNIDLPGKANLVIVGQSGVGKSSLLRAIAGLWTRGSGVVKRPDLDEVFFLPQKPYMLLGSLRAQLLYPGLDQEVNEQQLHEVLAKVKLGDLHQRVGGFEVELDWADVLSLGEQQRLAFARLLLHCPRFAVLDEATSALDVENEKNLYQTLREYGIHYISVGHRPSILDFHDHVLDLQGPQKWRVLSVAEYQQVTSSQERLAGECSQFG; this is encoded by the coding sequence ATGAAACCTGCACAGAAAAAATCCCTTTGGCAAAGTTTTATCGCGATTGCCCAACCCTATTTTTTCCCGCAAACTCGCCACAGCGGAACGATCACCCTCCTGCTGCTGGTGATGCTGCTGATTCTGCTCTTTGGCCTGCTCTTTCTCGTTGTCTCCGGCCTGATTTTTCTTGGCCAGAGCTTTGCGCCGGAGGTGAGTATGCAGCTGGCCGCAGGATTGATTCCACTGACGCACAGCGTGTTCCATTCCCAGCTCGGCCTGGTTCTCGCGGCTGTTATTGGTGTACCTCTGCTCATTTTCGCTTTTTTTTCCCGCCAGCTTCGAGGAAAAAAAGCCGCCTGGCTGCTGTTGGCCACCGTCCTCTTGCTCTCGCTTTGCGTCACCGGCATCAATGTCTCGTTCAGTTATATCCAGAATTATTTTACCAATGCCCTGGTCAAGAAGAATCAGGATCTGGCCTATTTCTATGTCACCGTCTTTTTCTGCGGTTTTCTTGTGGGTATTCCCATTGTTGCCTTTTACGGATATGTGCAGGACTATCTCGGCATGCGTTGGCGGGAATGGCTGACCGGTGAATTTCTCGGCAAGTATTTCCGGGGGCGCAACTACTATCAGGTGGAGACGACCGGGGAGATCGACAATCCGGATCAGCGTATCATGGAAGACATCCGTTCCTTCACCCGGACTTCGCTTGTTTTTTTGTTGATCCTCCTCGGCTCGTTGATGGATCTGATATCCTTCTCCGGCATCCTCTGGTCAAAGTCCACCCTCCTGGTCCTGGTTGTTCTCGGTTACTCGATAGCCGGTACTTTGATAACCTTCCTCATTGGTCGCCGATTGGTCGCCCTCAACTTCAATCAGCTCCATTACGAAGCCGACTTCCGTTACTCCCTGGTCCATGTACGGGACAATGCTGAATCCATTGCCTTTTATCAGGGGGAGCATTCGGAGCGTTCCACCATCTTGCAGCGCTTTCGCCAGGTGCTCAGCAATTTTGGCCTGTTGATAGGCTGGCAACGGAACCTCTCCTTCTTTACCGCCGCCTACCGCTATCTGCCGGTTGTCCTTCCCTACCTGATTCTTTTTCCCCAGTACTTTAAGGGGAAGATTGAATACGGCGACATGGTCCAGGCCAACTTTGCCTTTATGCAGGTGTACGGGGCCCTGTCCCTGATCGTCTCCCAATTCGAGCAGATCACCGCTTTTGCCGCAGGGGTGGGTCGTCTCTCTTCTTTTGCCGAAGTTCTCGAAGAGGACCGTTCTAGTGACGAAGGAATTGTTGTCCAGCAGGCCGATGGCTTCGCCGCAGTGAATCTGACCCTGCTGACGCCAAACGGGGCACGATCTCTGGTCGACAATTTGAACATCGACCTCCCAGGTAAGGCAAATCTTGTCATCGTCGGCCAGAGTGGGGTGGGAAAAAGCTCGCTCTTGCGGGCCATCGCCGGTCTATGGACCCGGGGCTCAGGTGTGGTCAAACGACCTGATTTGGATGAGGTCTTCTTCCTGCCGCAGAAACCGTACATGCTCCTGGGCTCACTGCGCGCCCAACTCCTCTATCCCGGACTGGATCAGGAGGTGAACGAGCAGCAACTCCATGAGGTGCTGGCGAAAGTCAAACTTGGCGATCTGCACCAGCGCGTCGGCGGTTTTGAGGTCGAACTCGACTGGGCAGATGTCCTCTCCTTGGGGGAACAGCAGCGGCTGGCCTTTGCCCGGCTGCTTCTCCATTGTCCGCGTTTTGCCGTTTTGGATGAGGCCACCAGCGCCCTTGATGTGGAAAACGAGAAAAATCTCTATCAAACTCTCCGGGAATATGGCATTCACTACATCAGCGTCGGCCACCGTCCGAGCATCCTTGATTTTCATGATCACGTCCTGGATTTGCAGGGCCCTCAAAAGTGGAGGGTTCTTTCGGTTGCCGAATACCAGCAGGTTACCTCCTCGCAGGAACGGTTGGCTGGAGAATGCTCGCAATTTGGATGA
- a CDS encoding YfbR-like 5'-deoxynucleotidase, which translates to MRLPKLTLADLARSGHVTRWHSVRTSRDQTLAEHHYMVTRISNKLAKKIIGPDLTDSHLLQIMEYASLHDTPELLMGDLPSPLKHHIKRISGGDNPIDTIEEEIAPWLIKMKKEMRREHLLIVKLADIIDALVFITIEGIGEHANKVIQILNSMLEEKLQQAIGQFPQYHWGYTLLLLNELLQNKDGAKIAFESLGVKE; encoded by the coding sequence ATGCGCCTTCCCAAACTTACCCTTGCTGATCTGGCCAGATCCGGTCACGTAACCCGCTGGCATAGTGTACGTACATCCAGGGATCAGACCCTGGCCGAGCACCACTATATGGTGACGCGCATCTCCAACAAACTGGCCAAGAAAATCATCGGCCCTGATCTCACCGATTCCCATCTGCTGCAAATCATGGAGTACGCCTCCCTCCATGATACCCCGGAGTTGCTCATGGGTGATCTGCCAAGCCCCTTAAAGCATCACATCAAGCGTATTTCCGGCGGCGATAATCCCATCGACACCATCGAGGAAGAAATCGCCCCCTGGCTGATAAAAATGAAAAAGGAGATGCGTAGGGAGCATCTCCTCATCGTCAAGTTGGCCGATATCATCGACGCCCTGGTGTTCATCACCATTGAGGGCATTGGCGAGCACGCGAACAAGGTTATCCAAATTCTCAACTCCATGCTGGAGGAAAAACTCCAGCAGGCCATCGGACAATTTCCGCAGTACCATTGGGGGTATACGCTCCTTCTGCTTAACGAGTTGCTCCAGAATAAAGATGGGGCCAAAATTGCCTTTGAATCCCTTGGCGTAAAGGAGTAA
- a CDS encoding RNase H family protein — protein MKPFVFTLRVETIDAHTLGCRLWHGSEGNSLLYGRFDGAVSFARENSIARAINNNRHQLAKILKSAIDGKLRVGQTINCVFLENFPFLQNEHFYDYIRLDRRHGGLAITTSETGFPEGSKIFADGSCNHESNQSGYGGFVETAEGTRKLFFQPFSGGSSNLMELLAVVEGLKRVGAEEAIQINTDSRFVIRGLVQWVHFWRHNTWQTAYGRDVRYAPHWQRAYNLCEGKYLEFKWIKGHSGNLEQNVCHLLAKAAAAQAAPGRPLD, from the coding sequence ATGAAGCCATTTGTCTTTACCCTGCGCGTTGAGACGATCGATGCCCACACCCTTGGCTGCCGCCTTTGGCATGGATCGGAAGGAAACAGCCTCCTCTATGGACGGTTTGATGGCGCGGTGTCGTTCGCTCGGGAAAACAGCATAGCCCGTGCCATCAACAACAACCGGCATCAGCTGGCTAAAATTCTCAAATCGGCAATCGATGGTAAACTCCGTGTCGGACAAACCATCAACTGTGTTTTTCTGGAAAATTTCCCTTTTCTGCAAAATGAGCATTTTTACGATTATATTCGTCTTGATCGGCGCCATGGCGGGCTTGCCATAACAACCAGCGAAACAGGTTTTCCAGAGGGCTCCAAGATTTTTGCTGACGGATCGTGCAACCACGAAAGCAACCAATCGGGCTATGGCGGCTTTGTGGAAACTGCGGAAGGCACGCGGAAACTCTTTTTTCAGCCGTTTTCCGGCGGCAGCAGCAATCTCATGGAGCTGTTGGCGGTTGTAGAGGGATTAAAGCGAGTCGGTGCAGAGGAGGCTATTCAGATCAATACCGACAGCCGGTTTGTGATTCGAGGTCTGGTGCAATGGGTCCATTTTTGGAGACACAACACCTGGCAGACCGCCTATGGCCGCGATGTTCGTTATGCTCCCCATTGGCAACGGGCCTACAACCTCTGCGAGGGGAAATACCTTGAGTTTAAATGGATCAAAGGGCATTCCGGAAACCTGGAGCAAAACGTCTGTCATCTGTTGGCAAAGGCGGCGGCCGCTCAAGCAGCGCCTGGTCGCCCCCTTGATTGA
- a CDS encoding cation:proton antiporter, with the protein MVTIGLAVLLATGLVTAKIAQRLHLPSVSGYILAGLLLGPTGFAIITEQSIGHSLDHFTHIALMLIAFGIGEHIEIKKIKAYAGSVFWTGLLEALGAFALVSIAVFAIVTTTGLHGEGWLFKERLVLSCLLGAVSVATAPAATLLVVRELKAKGPLTSSLMAVVAVDNGLAIMLFGLAVSLSHQIIGQGDVPLLIAIGHGFIEILLSLVLGSITGFVLELVLRRMKNEDEMLTAGLATLLLCSESAIFLHLSPLLAGMTAGFTLVNKAERDVRVFRALNSFEPPIYVLFFTLAGSHLDMTTIGSAGLIGIVYFFARILGKWLGVQLGARIGRAAHIVRKYIGLALFPQAGVAIGLIFLVSADPILAVYSVIITPVVLTGVFLSELLGPVALKHAIVRAGEALTLEKTAVGHLACASMSEKECDQFMRSEAGVKILPWTWDKLIPAEAPQDVVVFGATRRHTVNGIARIATIFAHHYRAAPMAVFVQPPGMPPPSHNFESERNEVATMGYALLTEIVPEPSIPAGLVSAVEYNNAKAVVLSYPLHDKNSAFPEVLETVAAHVACPVIVVQFYGVLHTERILVPITDMADLAEVYPVVTALGKVGEHQITLLCLQASDLCQEAIESKTEQIYSWLDRRPQQLMITVKAIPTDARVKTIQEEAENYDIVVMGAIRSKGVRKFFFGSLADALSRELRKPLIVVYDAQKSQ; encoded by the coding sequence ATGGTGACCATCGGCCTGGCAGTGCTGCTGGCAACAGGTCTTGTCACCGCCAAGATTGCCCAGCGACTGCATCTGCCCTCTGTCTCAGGCTACATCCTCGCCGGGCTGCTTCTCGGGCCGACCGGCTTTGCAATCATCACCGAACAGTCCATTGGTCACAGTCTTGATCATTTCACCCATATAGCCCTGATGCTGATTGCCTTCGGTATCGGCGAACACATCGAAATCAAAAAAATCAAAGCATATGCCGGAAGTGTGTTCTGGACCGGGCTCTTGGAGGCACTAGGGGCCTTTGCCTTGGTCAGTATCGCGGTTTTTGCTATTGTGACCACCACCGGCTTGCATGGTGAGGGGTGGCTGTTCAAAGAGAGACTGGTGCTTTCCTGCCTGCTGGGCGCGGTGAGCGTGGCCACTGCTCCGGCGGCTACGCTGCTGGTTGTGCGGGAATTGAAGGCCAAGGGGCCGTTGACATCCTCACTAATGGCAGTGGTTGCGGTGGATAACGGTCTGGCAATCATGCTTTTTGGCCTGGCCGTTTCCCTGAGTCATCAGATCATAGGACAGGGCGATGTTCCTCTGCTGATCGCCATCGGACATGGTTTTATTGAAATACTCCTCTCCCTGGTCCTCGGCTCCATCACCGGCTTTGTCCTTGAGTTGGTCCTGCGAAGGATGAAAAATGAGGACGAGATGCTCACCGCCGGTCTGGCAACGCTCCTCCTCTGCAGCGAATCCGCCATATTTCTCCATCTCTCTCCACTGCTCGCCGGCATGACGGCCGGATTCACCCTGGTGAACAAGGCCGAGCGCGATGTCCGGGTCTTTCGGGCCCTGAACAGCTTCGAGCCGCCGATTTATGTCCTGTTCTTCACCCTGGCGGGTTCGCATCTCGACATGACGACCATCGGCAGCGCCGGGCTGATCGGGATCGTCTATTTTTTCGCTCGCATTTTGGGCAAGTGGCTCGGGGTGCAACTCGGCGCCCGTATCGGCAGGGCGGCGCACATCGTCCGCAAATATATCGGACTTGCCCTTTTCCCCCAGGCCGGGGTGGCTATCGGCCTTATCTTCCTGGTCAGTGCCGACCCGATACTCGCCGTGTACTCCGTGATCATCACCCCGGTTGTCCTGACCGGCGTATTTCTCTCCGAACTACTTGGACCTGTGGCCCTCAAGCATGCCATTGTCCGTGCCGGAGAGGCGTTGACACTGGAAAAAACCGCCGTGGGGCATCTGGCCTGTGCCAGTATGTCGGAGAAGGAATGCGACCAGTTCATGCGCTCGGAGGCGGGGGTGAAAATTCTCCCCTGGACCTGGGACAAACTGATACCCGCAGAAGCGCCCCAAGACGTGGTTGTCTTTGGAGCAACTCGTCGTCATACGGTCAACGGTATTGCCCGGATTGCCACTATCTTTGCCCATCATTACCGAGCCGCTCCCATGGCGGTCTTTGTCCAGCCGCCTGGTATGCCGCCACCGTCCCACAACTTCGAAAGTGAACGCAACGAAGTTGCGACCATGGGCTACGCTCTGTTGACGGAAATCGTTCCCGAGCCCAGTATTCCCGCTGGCCTTGTCAGTGCTGTGGAGTATAACAATGCCAAGGCCGTGGTGTTGAGCTATCCGCTCCATGACAAAAATTCAGCCTTTCCAGAAGTGTTGGAGACAGTGGCCGCCCATGTGGCCTGCCCGGTGATTGTAGTCCAGTTTTACGGGGTGCTGCACACAGAACGGATACTTGTCCCCATTACTGATATGGCCGACCTGGCCGAAGTCTATCCGGTGGTGACCGCTCTGGGCAAAGTGGGCGAACATCAAATCACCCTGTTGTGTCTGCAGGCCTCGGATCTCTGCCAGGAAGCCATCGAGAGCAAAACCGAGCAGATCTACAGCTGGCTCGACCGCCGGCCGCAGCAGCTGATGATAACGGTAAAAGCCATCCCAACCGATGCACGGGTGAAGACGATTCAGGAAGAGGCGGAAAACTACGACATCGTTGTCATGGGGGCGATCCGCTCCAAAGGGGTACGGAAGTTTTTTTTCGGCTCACTGGCCGATGCCCTTTCCAGGGAGTTGCGCAAACCATTGATCGTTGTCTATGACGCCCAAAAGAGCCAATAA
- a CDS encoding 4Fe-4S binding protein: MPDKVQDSPAPQHTEMEETVPAGKQFDVAFYHDWCKACGICMAFCPKKIILADKNGKPVVKEQDQCIGCRFCEMHCPDFAITVSERRPKRRKDDV, from the coding sequence ATGCCCGATAAGGTCCAGGATTCGCCTGCCCCGCAACATACAGAAATGGAAGAGACTGTGCCAGCGGGGAAACAATTTGACGTCGCCTTTTATCACGACTGGTGCAAGGCCTGCGGCATCTGCATGGCCTTCTGTCCCAAAAAGATCATCCTTGCGGACAAAAACGGCAAGCCAGTGGTCAAGGAGCAGGACCAGTGCATCGGCTGCAGATTCTGCGAAATGCATTGCCCGGATTTTGCCATAACCGTCAGCGAGCGTAGGCCGAAACGGAGGAAGGATGATGTCTGA
- a CDS encoding 2-oxoacid:acceptor oxidoreductase subunit alpha, with the protein MMSENNKRQLLQGNEAVAHGALAAGCRFFAGYPITPASEISEQLAALLPGVGGTFVQMEDEIASMGAIIGASLAGVKSMTATSGPGFSLMQENLGYACCAEVPCVVVNVMRGGPSTGLPTSPAQSDVQMARWGTHGDHPIIVLATSTVSDSFTLTIKAFNLSEQFRVPVILLSDEVVAHTRECVQLPDPAEIRIINRIRPNVPPDWYKPYEGDNRGVPAMAAFGDGYRHHVTGLIHDEMGFPTEKPGEILNFQQRLTQKITRGFPQIMMTKGYRVDDAEVCLIAYGSVARSAMRAVDEVRQQGLKAGLLQLITLFPFPRSHVTPILKQCRAVLVPEMNNGQISREVQRVNQGCCNVVKHNRIDGQFITPDELYNQLVKL; encoded by the coding sequence ATGATGTCTGAGAACAATAAACGTCAACTTCTCCAGGGCAACGAGGCCGTGGCCCATGGCGCCCTGGCAGCCGGATGCCGTTTTTTTGCCGGTTACCCCATTACACCGGCCTCGGAGATCTCCGAGCAGCTGGCCGCACTCCTGCCCGGGGTCGGCGGCACCTTTGTGCAGATGGAGGATGAAATCGCCTCCATGGGGGCGATCATCGGCGCCTCGCTGGCCGGTGTCAAATCAATGACCGCCACCTCGGGACCCGGCTTCTCGCTGATGCAGGAAAACCTCGGCTATGCCTGCTGCGCCGAGGTGCCCTGCGTGGTGGTCAACGTCATGCGCGGCGGCCCATCCACCGGTCTGCCCACCAGCCCGGCCCAGAGCGATGTGCAGATGGCCCGCTGGGGCACCCATGGCGATCATCCCATTATCGTCCTGGCCACCTCCACGGTGAGCGATTCCTTTACCTTGACCATCAAGGCCTTCAACCTCAGCGAACAGTTTCGCGTTCCGGTCATCCTGCTTTCCGACGAGGTGGTGGCCCATACACGGGAATGCGTACAGCTGCCCGACCCGGCCGAGATTCGTATCATCAACCGTATCAGGCCCAATGTGCCGCCGGACTGGTACAAACCCTACGAGGGAGATAACCGCGGCGTCCCTGCCATGGCCGCTTTTGGCGACGGCTACCGCCACCACGTCACCGGGCTCATCCATGATGAAATGGGATTTCCCACGGAAAAGCCGGGTGAAATCCTCAATTTTCAGCAGCGGTTGACACAAAAAATCACTCGGGGTTTTCCCCAGATCATGATGACCAAGGGCTACCGGGTAGACGATGCCGAAGTCTGTCTCATTGCCTACGGTTCCGTTGCCCGTTCGGCCATGCGCGCGGTGGACGAGGTCCGCCAGCAGGGGCTCAAGGCCGGACTTCTCCAGCTGATCACCCTTTTCCCTTTTCCGCGCAGCCACGTCACGCCGATCCTCAAGCAGTGCAGGGCGGTCCTGGTTCCGGAGATGAACAACGGCCAGATCAGCCGGGAGGTGCAACGGGTCAATCAGGGCTGCTGCAACGTGGTCAAGCACAATCGCATCGATGGCCAATTCATCACCCCGGATGAGCTCTACAACCAGCTGGTCAAACTGTAA
- a CDS encoding 2-oxoacid:ferredoxin oxidoreductase subunit beta, translated as MTVSAQAIRHEYLRHNKKFPHVWCPGCGNGIVMAALLRAIYRMELDKDDIVLASGIGCSGRMPTYLDFNTLHSTHGRALTFATGVKLAKPGLQVVAIMGDGDATAIGGNHFIHAARRNLDLTAIIINNSIYGMTGGQYSPTTPFGARSTTSIYGHIEHAFSIAELAVTAGASFVARSTVYHAQLLDQLIEQAMKKPGFAVVEVISNCHVQYGRRNNLGGAVEMLEGFKKNAVTVKQAKNLSPQELEGQITIGVLTDRDLPISTHEYDKVRQRAGEARQQ; from the coding sequence ATGACGGTTTCAGCACAGGCGATCCGCCACGAGTACCTGCGCCATAACAAGAAATTCCCCCATGTCTGGTGTCCGGGCTGTGGCAACGGCATTGTCATGGCCGCATTGCTGCGTGCGATCTACCGTATGGAGCTGGACAAGGACGACATTGTCCTGGCCTCGGGCATCGGCTGTTCCGGACGCATGCCCACCTATCTCGATTTCAACACTCTCCATTCGACCCATGGTCGGGCATTGACCTTTGCCACCGGCGTCAAACTGGCCAAGCCCGGTTTGCAGGTGGTGGCGATCATGGGCGACGGCGATGCCACCGCCATCGGCGGCAACCATTTCATCCATGCGGCCCGCCGTAACCTCGATCTGACCGCGATCATCATCAACAACTCGATCTACGGCATGACCGGCGGTCAGTATTCGCCCACCACCCCCTTTGGCGCCCGCTCGACGACCTCGATCTACGGCCACATCGAACATGCCTTTTCCATCGCCGAGCTGGCGGTGACCGCTGGGGCCTCCTTTGTGGCCCGGTCAACGGTCTACCATGCCCAACTCCTAGACCAGCTGATCGAGCAGGCGATGAAAAAGCCCGGATTCGCCGTGGTCGAGGTGATCTCCAACTGCCATGTCCAGTATGGCCGGCGCAACAATCTCGGTGGGGCGGTCGAGATGCTGGAGGGTTTTAAAAAGAATGCGGTAACCGTCAAACAGGCAAAAAATCTATCTCCCCAAGAGTTGGAAGGGCAGATCACCATCGGCGTGCTTACCGACCGCGATCTGCCCATCTCCACCCATGAGTACGATAAGGTCCGCCAAAGGGCAGGGGAGGCTCGACAACAATGA
- a CDS encoding 2-oxoacid:acceptor oxidoreductase family protein produces MKHPQKKRYEMRFSGFGGQGLITAAVIFAEAAGVHDGKYVCQTQSYGPEARGGKSRAEVVISDTPIDYPKARQLDLLLAMNQAACDAYYRDLKPDGLLVVDSSLVEQYPTNRVIAIPFTRLAKEELGKEMVANMVALGAVGLLSGQVISNSLEKALLARVPAGTEELNKTALHRGMDEAAKINLDALPRTILYDEEV; encoded by the coding sequence ATGAAACACCCACAGAAAAAACGCTATGAGATGCGGTTCTCCGGTTTCGGTGGCCAGGGATTGATCACGGCCGCGGTCATCTTTGCCGAGGCTGCCGGGGTCCACGATGGCAAGTATGTCTGCCAGACGCAGAGTTACGGTCCTGAGGCCCGGGGCGGCAAGTCACGGGCCGAGGTGGTGATCAGCGATACACCGATCGATTACCCCAAGGCGCGACAGCTTGACCTGCTGCTGGCCATGAACCAGGCCGCCTGCGACGCCTACTACCGCGATCTCAAACCCGATGGTCTGCTGGTGGTGGACAGTTCGCTGGTTGAGCAGTATCCCACCAATCGTGTCATCGCCATCCCCTTTACCCGCCTTGCCAAGGAAGAACTGGGCAAGGAGATGGTGGCCAACATGGTGGCCTTGGGCGCGGTGGGGCTACTTTCCGGCCAGGTGATCAGCAACAGCCTGGAAAAGGCACTCTTGGCACGGGTACCGGCGGGAACTGAGGAGTTGAACAAAACAGCGCTTCATCGGGGTATGGATGAGGCTGCCAAGATTAACCTGGACGCGTTACCGCGGACCATTCTCTACGACGAGGAGGTGTGA
- a CDS encoding flavodoxin family protein encodes MKVVAFNGSARKNGNTAMMINYMFEELTKEGIEAEMIQLSGEHPHGCIACYQCFKKKDGRCIVDLDCINSCVEKMIEADGIVLASPTYFADISTEMKALIDRCGMVSRANGDLYKRKVGAAIVTQRRGGGIHAFDSLNHFFTIGQMIIVGSSYWNIGFGREKGEVANDIEAVNVMRDLGKNMAWLLKKLHA; translated from the coding sequence ATGAAAGTTGTCGCCTTTAACGGCAGTGCCCGCAAAAACGGCAATACCGCCATGATGATCAACTATATGTTTGAGGAGCTGACCAAAGAAGGGATCGAGGCCGAAATGATTCAGCTCTCCGGCGAACATCCTCATGGCTGCATAGCCTGTTATCAGTGTTTCAAGAAAAAGGACGGGCGCTGTATCGTTGATCTCGACTGCATCAACAGCTGCGTGGAGAAGATGATCGAGGCGGATGGCATTGTGCTGGCCTCGCCGACCTACTTTGCCGATATCTCCACCGAGATGAAGGCCCTGATCGATCGTTGCGGCATGGTCTCGCGGGCAAACGGGGATCTGTACAAGAGAAAGGTGGGGGCGGCCATCGTCACCCAGCGCCGAGGAGGCGGTATTCATGCTTTTGACTCGCTGAACCATTTTTTCACCATCGGCCAGATGATCATTGTCGGCTCAAGCTATTGGAATATCGGCTTTGGCCGGGAAAAAGGCGAGGTCGCCAACGATATCGAGGCAGTCAATGTCATGCGTGATCTGGGAAAGAACATGGCCTGGCTGCTGAAAAAGCTTCATGCCTAA
- a CDS encoding zinc-ribbon domain-containing protein: protein MLAICEECSKKYNIDESKMKSDRARFSCQECGHIIVVVKSKSSAASTRQKEDKNGNKVAGE, encoded by the coding sequence ATGCTGGCTATCTGTGAGGAATGTTCAAAAAAATACAATATCGACGAATCCAAGATGAAAAGCGACCGGGCTCGTTTTTCCTGCCAGGAATGCGGCCATATTATCGTGGTTGTGAAAAGTAAAAGTTCCGCAGCCTCCACCAGGCAAAAAGAGGATAAAAACGGCAACAAGGTTGCCGGTGAATGA